ttttataacttTTCAGATTTTGATGCAACAGTGCATTTTCTGCGGTGGCTCTCTCTCGATCCGTCTGTCATTGGACAGTAAATATGGAATCCATATTTAATGTCGTTATTACTACTTCAAAGccaaaagaaataatactACGTTTTGTGGAACCTCTGAAGGTACCTTTACAACTATGATATAAAGAGCTGATAAGAAAATTATTCGCATCTACACCTTTCTGATGAGTGTGCTTCTTGGCCCTCGAATAAACGGGAAGAGATGTCTATTATGGACCAGTGTGACAACTCCAggaattattttaattggAAAGAGAAGATACCAATACGTAATTGTCATGGTGATGTATCTTCAGATACCGAAGTTCTGACATTGCATAACTGAATAGTCGCAAAAAAAACTATGCTGAATGATAATGAACTGAAGATATCGCTGTTGTTACCAACACTTAAGCGACTGGCTCCCATATTATAATACTTATGCATGAGTACGAAGTACTGGTTATTGGCGCAAGACGAAGTCACTAGTCTTTCAGATCACCCTAGCACACATAATCTGCCAGCATGACATGCATACGGTAGACAAAAGCATTAGATTCGTGTGTTGTAAATACTTCAGCGACAATAAGAGAATGATGTGTCATACCGTGGGGGGGGGGGGCGGtatcttcaaataaatagtaATGATCCGACTCATAGACTCAGGATCTTATAGTATTCGTTAATATACTAATGGCAACTGCAATAATTTGGCTTCTGAAGGTACAAAGTTCCAGTTAACTTTTCACCACCAGTAACTTGATCTTGACCGTAGCACCCACCACTTTCTCCTGCTCCTCCCCACAGGTAAAGCACGCCAATGAATACGTGTTGGGCCTAGCATGAGTGTCCTTGTCATCAGCATGGCAATGCAAAGCGTCTATGGTTTATATTGTGGCTCTCAGTGCAGTTAAACACAGAGGGCACAGTGTGGCCGGGTATTTTGGTTCACGTTTTGGCTTCCACAAGTTTCTTGTTCTTGCGCGTTTTCTCAGCATTGGAAAAATGTTTCAGAGAATGTCAATTAGTGGAATCTCGATCTGGCCATTATGTTACACGAAACTCGTTCATTATGTGTTCTCGACATCGCTTCCCAACGTCGATTGCAAAGTATATGCATATGGGTCATACTCGATAAAGCTGCTCGTCAGCCTTGCAATGTCTTGCAATGGTTAAACTAATTAAGTAGTGTGAATATATACTCTCTGGAGAGAACTTCGTAAGGCAGCCTTTTGTTAAAATGTGATGCGATGCGATGCGATGAGATGATATGAGATGATATGAGATGatcttgaaaaattttcttcatttactctcttattatatatatatatatataagacTTCTAACTTGTAACTAATTATTTGTTTACACTAGTTctgtattttttaatgtatTATCATTTCTTGTTTCCTTTGTTCTTTTAATCacttttttaaattcacCTCAGTAACTAGTATTAGTAATATTCACATATACAAAATGGGTGTCCAAGAAGTTTTAAAGAGAAAGAGCGGTGTCATTGTCGGTGACGATGTCAGAGCCTTATTCGACCACGCTAAGGCCAACAACTACGCTATCCCAGCTATTAATGTCACTTCCACCTCTACTGCTGTCGCTGCTTTAGAAGCTGCTAGAGATGCTAAGTCTCCAATCGTTTTACAAACCTCTAACGGTGGTGCTGCTTACTTCGCTGGTAAGGGTGTCTCTAACGAAGGTCAAAACGCTTCCATCCAAGGTTCCATCGCTGCTGCTCACTACATCAGATCCATTGCCCCAGCTTACGGTATCCCAGTCGTCTTACACTCTGACCATTGTGCTAAGAAATTATTACCATGGTTCGATGGTATGTTAGAAGCTGATGAAGCTTACTTCAAGGTCCACGGTGAACCATTATTCTCTTCCCATATGTTAGATTTATCTGAAGAATCCGACGATGAAAACATCAGTACTTGTGTCAAGTACTTCAAGAGAATGTCTGCCATGAACCAATGGTTAGAAATGGAAATAGGTATCACTGGTGGTGAAGAAGATGGTGTTAACAACGAACACGTCTCCAAGGAAGACTTATACACTTCCCCAGAAACTGTCTTCGCTGTCCACGAAGCTTTAGCCCCAATCTCCGCTAATTTCTCCATTGCTGCTGCTTTCGGTAACGTTCACGGTGTTTACAAGCCAGGTAACGTCGTCTTATCCCCAGAAATCTTAGGTGACCACCAAAAGTATGCTGCTGAAAAGATTGGTGCCGCCGCTGACTCTAAGCCATTATACTTAGTATTCCACGGTGGTTCTGGTTCTACTCAAGAAGAATTTAACACTGGTATCAGCAACGGTGTTGTTAAGGTTAATTTAGACACTGACTGTCAATACGCTTACTTAACTGGTATCAGAGACTACGTCTTAACCAAGAAGGACTACATTATGACTATGGTCGGTAACCCAGACGGTGCTGACAAGCCAAACAAGAAGTACTTCGACCCAAGAGTCTGGGTTAGAGCCGGTGAAGTCACTATGACTAAGAGAATCGACGAAGCTTTAACCATCTTCCACACTAAGAATGTCTTATAAGTTCCTTCagtttaataaattgtaGGTCTCTATAAcatgatattttataattaatagaaccaataaatattttaaatatatcactTTATATATCAGAATATTTTCACATCTAACTGTACCAGTACTCTTTACTTCATAACAGACATTATTTAACTACAGAAGAGGTTTTAAGCATCATACCATTCGTTTTTCTATAATAACGGGaacatcaaaaatttaaaggaagtttggattatttaaaaggtattattgaaaattattaaatttaccAAATAATAATCCACATAGAACCCCTAGGATGACTGCTTGCTGAGGGCATAACATTGCCTgtgaaatttaaaactaatCGTTGTGTTCGTTTATcttattttaaagaatgaGCTTCTATTCTAATCTTCCCAGTATTCAGAATAATGATTCATCGAATTCTGTCTACCCAACAATATATGAACCTATTTCATCTTCGGAGATTGATGAACTAGTACCTTACTCTGTTAGATATATACTGACTAACTACTGGATCACAAGATATCCTAATTGGTATACGTTACAAGTGAACAATTATTTCGATGAATGGTTTAATCTTGGGTTGAAAGGGTTAATTGAATGGCACCATATAGacaaatataattcaaCCTTTATTGACAAATTCTACGGTTTACAAAGATTTAATGCAGAAAATAAGGTTTTACTTAAATCTCATGTTAAAGACAATTCTATCGATAAGAAATGGCCTTTAGGATTGCAATTAACGAAGTTACAGAAACGAGCACTATTCATTGAACAAATTGTATTTCCATATTTTAGAACTAAATTAGATCATTATCATGATACACTAACCCATTTAGTTATTCAAAATGAGGAAGGCACTGAAATGGTTCCAGGATTAAGCAAATACATGAAGGTACTATTTCGGAAATTTTATCCTATTATAAAAAGGTgctttcaaatattcaatttactTATTaagttgaaatttttaGCAGGCAAAACTGGCTCGCTGTCTTTGATTGattatttgtttaatattgCATATTCAAGGGCATTATTTCCCTTGGAATCTAAaaatagatcacttacACAGAATATCGGCAGGCATAATAGAGAAAGGTTACAGAgacaaaattattataaatttagaagtaattttaatgaaaatttcaCTGATACATTATCTGTTCTGTCATATCTTGGGACCAAAGTATTTCCTACCTTTTTATTTACTTTAAGAATATATCAATGGTGGACTGCCGAAAATATATCTTCGAAAATTGAAAGGAAacttaataatattgatagaGCTATACCAAGACCCCCTTTGACTGAATCCAATTTGCaacaaaatagaaaatCAGCAGATAAGTGTCCCGTCTGCaaagataaaattcaaaatccCTGTGTAATAGAAACAGGTTATGTCATGTGTTATCCTTGTGCTTTAGATTATATTACTCAGCATGAAGGAAGATGTCCAGTCACTAACAAAAAACTGCTTGGATGTAAATACAACAGTTTAACCAAAAATTGGAACATAGTAAATGGTATTCGTAGACTCATTATCTAAACAATTGACCATTACTTACCGTCTAATTTATTCGCAATTTCCAATTGTTTGCATGcaatattgatgatatcAATCTCACTTTCCTGATTCATTAGTTCATATTCTATGTCCTCGGTAGGTGGTTTCTTTAGTTGATATAAAAGTAATGCTATTTTATTCAGAATATCTGGATCCCTGCCGCCATTTTTTATATAGCCTGTAATCTTgtcaatatttttcacaatttgtaaaattacTCTCTTTTGATCTGCTATTTCATTCTCATATTTTGAGAGAGAATagtttttatcattataattaaattctGTATCTAGCTCCTTTTTTAATTGCTCAGTTTTGAAACTATACTTTTCTGTCTCTAATTCAAAATACGTTTTTTTAATACTAATTGCGTCTCCAATTTGATTTAGCAGGTAACAATCTAGAAGAATCTCTTTATTAAACGATGGGGAATATCTAAACAACCACTTAATATTTCCCAGTTCCTGtattattgtaattataCAATTTTCATAATCAAAATGTTCAttgtttattaataatatccCAGATGTTTCCAAAAGGGGATCGATTTTATTCAGTAATTTAATTCTCTTATACATTGCTTGAATATCGGGATGAAGATTCGTTGATCTATCAAAATCAGATTCACCAAGATTACCTTTATTACTCAGCAAAGGAACTTCTAATGATCTTGTAATTTTTGCAGCATTAGTGCTTCTACCATGACCAAGTAACAGAAAACATTGCggataattcaaaaaactATTATTTATTGCATTAAAGTTTCTTGTCTCATAGAAATAATTTACTTCACGGATTGTGTTTTGAGTGATGAATGCAAACTCATTATTCATTACTGACAAGCTTAGTTGATCGACGATGCTAATGCTTCAATATTCTTGGTTACCAGAAATATCACACTCTctcaaatatatcaattatttatatcatgAGAAGAATAGTATGCCATTTccttaatttttatatttcgTAAAAAATAGGTGATGCCTAAAAGTGAATAGTGaatacttatatatatttgtatattaatattatttctttatgTACAAGAgtaattaaatgatataattgatataaatGACTGAGTTATTGTAATCATTAGTGTAGTATGttctattttgtttaatctAATTTTTGACCTGATATGCTCCTATCGCTTCCCCTTTGctaaaattaatttcaattcaaaattttaaaagaaatcatACAATAACAGTACCGTGATCGATCACTTCCGATTGCAATTGAGTTGGTTCGTAACAATACCACTTCATTAAAGCATCAGTAGCAGCTCTAGCTTTAGCTTCCTTTAATGAAGAGCCAAAACCTTCACCTAATTTATTAGTACCAGAAAACACACCGACGATGAAAATAGGTGCCTTTGAAAGTCTACCTGATTCCGCTAATAGTCTGGATATTGGTCTTTCAAAACCTTCTCTAGCACATAAGGTGGACAATTCTCTAGTTGGTTGTTCgaattggaaaattttTGTAATGTCTAATTTTCTGCTTAAAATATGatcattaataaattttgaagtCAATGCATCATTGACAGAATAAGTTGATGCCCAAAGAGAGGCAATAATAGATCTTACTGCTAAAGCATATGCAGAACTCTCTGAGTAATTGGCCGCAGATATGACTAGGATACCGTCCTCTTTGTTCAAcgtattattaaaaaatcgCAGTTTACCTAATGTAACAGTATAAGGTTCATTTTTTGAGAATCTTTCTAAAACCGATGAATCTTCTATTTCGATACCCCAACCTCTACCGACATTAGCCAAAACTTCTTGTGAGATGTATGCATCTATAGCTGCATTTAAAACCACAGTAGGCAATCTTGGgtatttcttcatcaaatgATGTGTTACATGGTAtgttaatatattctttccaaaaatatttaaaccATGATTATCAAATTGGTTACTTGTAGTGACAGTATTGACATACCCCGATCCTTGAGATAATTGTGATAAATTTGGTAATTGTGACGAGCGACAAGTTAGACATcttgataataaagaataaCTAAATTCTTTTGGTAAATTTAATCTTTTATGTAAACTATTCAACAGACTTGAATTTGTTGCAAGATCTTCAGGAACGTTGTTAattacatttttcaaaccttgataatattctttataACCATTTAAGTTCGATACTGGTTTAGTCTGTAATCCTCTCACGATACATTTATTCCAAATATTTAAGCTTGATCCGTGGTTAGCAATCACATTCCTTACCAAACTTGGTCTTGCACCTTGCAGCATCATAGCTTCCATATTATTAATAGCACTtctatatctttttttaagaGAAGTACTACAATGTTACACAAATGAATAcctttgttttttttttccGTTATATCTTTTGCACTATCAACAATCCAAtatgatatttattatataccACAATTGAACAAATACTATTTTTTCTTGGCTATGAACAATTGTATCTCAGTCAATATTTGAACCACACCGGTAAAAAACAATcacaaataaataatgagCAATTCAACAAACTGCTAAAATGAAAGTATCTTGGGGGCGTAGACACTGATTGTAATAGTAATTAGCATAATTCATCTATTAAtccaaatatattgaacaTACAATAAGTATAAAGTCCACTACTCTTTAAAGGTTTTCCaaacattttcaataaatttcgAGACGTCACTGTTAACGAACACTAACAATTACACATCACGCGACAActtaatcaaatttattaattcaaatttgtaGTCAGAAACTAAAAAGTGTGTAAACAccaaatcaaataattgtTAGTTAAACAGATACAAAGTCATTGGAAGGTATAAAGATTAGATTGtttaaatcattaaatatatttatacaatGTTTGAATGtcatatatgtatgtttATACATCTGTTTCTTTTGTATcctattattaatttcacTAAGGAAACTaagaatttcaaaacaataaaaaagtaaaaactaattataaattttattgaacaATGGCATCTACTTTACCATTGCATATGTACGTTAGACCACTAATTATAGAGGATGTTGATCAAGTTTTAAGTTTAGAGACTCAAGGTTTTCCTGAAAATGAACGTGCTTCtttagaaaaaattaaatttcgTTTAAATACTTGTCCTGAACTGTGTTCTGGTTTATTCATTAGAGACTTTGAGGGCAAggaattgaagaaagaaactTTAATTGGCCATATTCTAGGTACTAAGATACAAACCAATAATAAGGTTGGTCCTCAATTCATTACATTGGAGTCGATGGGTGAAACCCATTGTGAATCAAGTGATACTATTGCAATTCATTCAGTCATCATCCATCCAGATtatcaaaagaagaatttagcgactttattattaactgactacattcaaaaattaagtAACCAGGAGATCGGTAGTAGAATCGTAATAATCGCACATGAACACTTAATACCATTTTACGAAAGAGTTGGTTTCGAACAAAAAGGTGAAAACACTGATGTCTCAAAGGATCCATCATTTGCCTCTACCAAATGGATAAATATGGTTAGAGAATTGGTCAAGGAAGAATACGATAATTAAgaaatttgttttttttaagaaataaattatgtATTTATTCGTGGGCCACCCACCTTTGCACACATACATCTATCTACTCATACATACAGATATACATAAAAACTCACCAACTAATATCGAcctaattttttttgcgATATTGCTGAGGTTTGGGTAATCGATATAATATCTGGTTTCCGAAAGTCAACTTTCCTATTACATTAATCATTaagtattatatttattattatgtacATAGacttaaattaattttataatgaatatatatttatattttaataattcaagaATTCCGAATACAATTGCATTCATTCACTATACATGAAATGATCCactatttataatattaattaacaACACCTTtgtcaatatatattgttaattaGACGTCCTTTCAGTTTTGTACGGCGCttcattataaaataaaggatccaaatttcaaaaatctGAAATCTTATTTGTAATGATTTAagtatttataattatttattagtACAATCtattgtattatatattgGAAGAATATAAACACCTATATTCTCACTTTAGGAAGCTTACATATTGGAAATCTATATAGATTTCTATTGAGATTCTTTAGGTGCTACGAATctcaaaaaaaaacataattCTCATTTATAGAACGTATAGAACTGTTCTATACTATAAAAGGTATTCGACAACTAAGcattaaaatatacttaGACTACTCCCCTACATTCTGAGATTAATTTAACAGGGCAAGTTGACAAATAACACTGATAATAGAGCTGCttgtaaataatagaagttatatattttttttggcTTTGCTTCGATCTGTAGTGATCTCAATTTTGCATAACTATAAAAGACTAAATTTCGAAACAGAAACTGAAAACGTTCCTCATAATAACCTAAGGTTGGAAAATTCATATTGagtttattaatatttattatattcactCTCTCTCCTTTTTATTTAGCATTATTTACTGAAAAGCAGTAGAAAAGTTAAAATGATGAACACTAACTCAGAAAAAGTGTTACACTTTGATCCCATTGTTAGATTGTCAGAAATTGCTGATAAGTTTATTTCAcaagataataaatatactaatatGAAATCCTCCTTACAGGAATGTATTGACACATTAGCAAACTATCAAGATGAATgtaagaaattaaagaaattaagtGTTAAAAATCAGCAAGATGATTCTGACAAAAAAGACATCAACTTATTAGGTGAcatttattcattatatgaATCAGCATATATTTACTATAAGATAATACATATAATTGTGTTAAACAGAATACCTAATTTACAAGAATTTGCTCACTCCAAAAGTCAAAATGcaacaaaagaagaagaagaactattgaaaatttataacATGCTAGTGAAGACcttattaaatgatgacAAAATACAGCATATCAAGACATATTTAAGAAACAATCAAGTCACAAAGAATCACAAAACAACTGAGGAGTATAAGAAAGATATTAACAAggaattaataaatactgaattatttaatttaccATTATCGGGATCAGGAATCTCTGCTATTCagttaaatcatttaatt
The nucleotide sequence above comes from Tetrapisispora phaffii CBS 4417 chromosome 3, complete genome. Encoded proteins:
- the FBA1 gene encoding fructose-bisphosphate aldolase FBA1 (similar to Saccharomyces cerevisiae FBA1 (YKL060C); ancestral locus Anc_2.577), with protein sequence MGVQEVLKRKSGVIVGDDVRALFDHAKANNYAIPAINVTSTSTAVAALEAARDAKSPIVLQTSNGGAAYFAGKGVSNEGQNASIQGSIAAAHYIRSIAPAYGIPVVLHSDHCAKKLLPWFDGMLEADEAYFKVHGEPLFSSHMLDLSEESDDENISTCVKYFKRMSAMNQWLEMEIGITGGEEDGVNNEHVSKEDLYTSPETVFAVHEALAPISANFSIAAAFGNVHGVYKPGNVVLSPEILGDHQKYAAEKIGAAADSKPLYLVFHGGSGSTQEEFNTGISNGVVKVNLDTDCQYAYLTGIRDYVLTKKDYIMTMVGNPDGADKPNKKYFDPRVWVRAGEVTMTKRIDEALTIFHTKNVL
- the PEX12 gene encoding ubiquitin-protein ligase peroxin 12 (similar to Saccharomyces cerevisiae PEX12 (YMR026C); ancestral locus Anc_2.576) codes for the protein MSFYSNLPSIQNNDSSNSVYPTIYEPISSSEIDELVPYSVRYILTNYWITRYPNWYTLQVNNYFDEWFNLGLKGLIEWHHIDKYNSTFIDKFYGLQRFNAENKVLLKSHVKDNSIDKKWPLGLQLTKLQKRALFIEQIVFPYFRTKLDHYHDTLTHLVIQNEEGTEMVPGLSKYMKVLFRKFYPIIKRCFQIFNLLIKLKFLAGKTGSLSLIDYLFNIAYSRALFPLESKNRSLTQNIGRHNRERLQRQNYYKFRSNFNENFTDTLSVLSYLGTKVFPTFLFTLRIYQWWTAENISSKIERKLNNIDRAIPRPPLTESNLQQNRKSADKCPVCKDKIQNPCVIETGYVMCYPCALDYITQHEGRCPVTNKKLLGCKYNSLTKNWNIVNGIRRLII
- the CSI1 gene encoding Csi1p (similar to Saccharomyces cerevisiae CSI1 (YMR025W); ancestral locus Anc_2.575), with the protein product MNNEFAFITQNTIREVNYFYETRNFNAINNSFLNYPQCFLLLGHGRSTNAAKITRSLEVPLLSNKGNLGESDFDRSTNLHPDIQAMYKRIKLLNKIDPLLETSGILLINNEHFDYENCIITIIQELGNIKWLFRYSPSFNKEILLDCYLLNQIGDAISIKKTYFELETEKYSFKTEQLKKELDTEFNYNDKNYSLSKYENEIADQKRVILQIVKNIDKITGYIKNGGRDPDILNKIALLLYQLKKPPTEDIEYELMNQESEIDIINIACKQLEIANKLDGK
- the MRPL3 gene encoding mitochondrial 54S ribosomal protein mL44 (similar to Saccharomyces cerevisiae MRPL3 (YMR024W); ancestral locus Anc_2.574): MEAMMLQGARPSLVRNVIANHGSSLNIWNKCIVRGLQTKPVSNLNGYKEYYQGLKNVINNVPEDLATNSSLLNSLHKRLNLPKEFSYSLLSRCLTCRSSQLPNLSQLSQGSGYVNTVTTSNQFDNHGLNIFGKNILTYHVTHHLMKKYPRLPTVVLNAAIDAYISQEVLANVGRGWGIEIEDSSVLERFSKNEPYTVTLGKLRFFNNTLNKEDGILVISAANYSESSAYALAVRSIIASLWASTYSVNDALTSKFINDHILSRKLDITKIFQFEQPTRELSTLCAREGFERPISRLLAESGRLSKAPIFIVGVFSGTNKLGEGFGSSLKEAKARAATDALMKWYCYEPTQLQSEVIDHGTVIV
- the PAA1 gene encoding polyamine acetyltransferase (similar to Saccharomyces cerevisiae PAA1 (YDR071C); ancestral locus Anc_8.190), which produces MASTLPLHMYVRPLIIEDVDQVLSLETQGFPENERASLEKIKFRLNTCPELCSGLFIRDFEGKELKKETLIGHILGTKIQTNNKVGPQFITLESMGETHCESSDTIAIHSVIIHPDYQKKNLATLLLTDYIQKLSNQEIGSRIVIIAHEHLIPFYERVGFEQKGENTDVSKDPSFASTKWINMVRELVKEEYDN